One genomic region from Xiphophorus couchianus chromosome 21, X_couchianus-1.0, whole genome shotgun sequence encodes:
- the LOC114137196 gene encoding oxygen-regulated protein 1-like, giving the protein MNESGLRRTLPDQTSGSGHTFDTSHHPSITNTILSKRVCFYKSGDPQFSGLRMVINNRTCKTFDALLDSLSNKVPLPFGVRNITTPRGIHGISTLDELEDGKSYICSDTRKVKPIDLALARRRLPPWYHARPVSYRHRTARLFPGRKNIHRDGIGVIRTPKKLVVFHNGDPSIRHIVVLHKKTTPNYESILGHISELMQFHVSKLHTPDGRRVRVFHHYHTQSFLSCKY; this is encoded by the coding sequence ATGAATGAAAGTGGGCTTCGGAGGACCCTTCCTGACCAGACATCAGGGAGCGGGCACACCTTTGACACTTCGCACCACCCGAGCATCACCAACACCATCCTGTCAAAGCGGGTCTGCTTCTACAAAAGTGGGGATCCTCAGTTCAGTGGCCTTCGAATGGTCATCAACAACCGGACCTGTAAAACGTTCGATGCGCTCCTGGACAGTCTTTCCAATAAGGTTCCCCTGCCATTTGGAGTCCGGAACATCACGACTCCTCGAGGGATTCATGGCATCAGTACTCTAGACGAGCTGGAGGATGGGAAATCGTACATCTGTTCCGACACCAGGAAAGTCAAGCCCATTGACCTGGCCCTGGCCCGGAGGAGGCTACCACCTTGGTACCATGCGAGACCTGTTAGTTATCGCCACAGGACAGCAAGGCTTTTCCCAGGCAGGAAAAACATCCACAGAGACGGCATAGGGGTAATTCGTACACCCAAAAAACTTGTGGTTTTCCACAATGGAGACCCCTCCATCAGGCATATTGTGGTGCTACACAAGAAGACTACACCAAATTATGAGTCTATCCTGGGACACATCTCAGAGTTGATGCAGTTCCATGTGAGCAAACTACACACTCCGGATGGACGACGGGTAAGAGTTTTCCATCACTACCACACACAGTCATTCCTTTCGTGCAAATACTGA